Proteins encoded in a region of the Planococcus shixiaomingii genome:
- a CDS encoding alpha/beta fold hydrolase, with product MTTTANIASKFIDINGINTHYHEEGTGEETIILIHGSGPGVSAFANWRLVIPTLSEKYHVFAPDIIGFGETDKRESNDYPVDLWVEHLINFIEAISDGPVYLVGNSMGGALSLHVALQRPELVKKLILMGSAGIQFPISEGLERVWGYEASLESMRELIKIFSYNQEAANNEELVRLRYEASIRPDVKQSFEAMFPEPRQNKLDELALTDDELRQIQIPALLFHGLNDQVIPIEKTSYKLIELLPHAELHVFNECGHWTQIEKTEPFVEHILTFIK from the coding sequence ATGACAACAACTGCAAACATCGCTTCAAAATTCATCGACATCAACGGCATCAACACGCATTACCACGAGGAAGGCACGGGGGAAGAAACGATCATCCTCATCCACGGCTCCGGCCCCGGCGTCTCTGCTTTTGCGAACTGGCGCCTCGTCATCCCGACGCTGAGCGAGAAGTACCATGTATTCGCTCCGGACATCATCGGCTTCGGTGAAACTGATAAACGGGAAAGCAATGACTATCCCGTGGATTTATGGGTTGAGCATTTGATCAACTTTATCGAAGCGATATCGGATGGCCCGGTCTATCTGGTGGGCAATTCGATGGGCGGCGCTCTGTCACTGCATGTCGCTTTACAAAGGCCAGAATTAGTGAAAAAACTCATACTGATGGGAAGTGCAGGTATCCAATTCCCTATTTCAGAAGGATTAGAACGGGTATGGGGCTATGAAGCAAGCCTGGAGTCTATGCGCGAACTGATCAAAATATTTTCTTATAATCAGGAAGCCGCGAACAACGAAGAACTTGTCCGCCTGCGCTACGAAGCGAGCATACGCCCGGACGTCAAGCAGTCATTCGAAGCGATGTTCCCGGAACCGCGCCAGAACAAGCTCGATGAACTGGCGCTGACGGACGACGAACTCCGCCAGATCCAGATCCCGGCACTGCTGTTCCACGGCCTGAACGATCAAGTTATTCCAATCGAAAAAACAAGTTACAAACTTATCGAACTGCTGCCGCACGCCGAGCTGCACGTTTTCAACGAATGCGGACACTGGACGCAGATCGAAAAAACCGAGCCGTTCGTGGAACATATTTTGACGTTTATCAAATGA
- a CDS encoding catechol 2,3-dioxygenase, with product MTKEPILDVAQLAHVEIYSTDLEGSVKFFREILGMEEAHREGNSVYMRAYEDFYHSTLIITAKDEAGLGHIAWRATSPQALERRVQALEELGQGIGWIDGDVGHGRAYQFQTPDGHKMEILWDVEYYQAPEDQKTPLLNRPQKRPARGVPVRRIDHVNLSASETNKNVEFLEEALGFKVRERILDGDDKDVAAWLSVTNLVHDIAIMGDPLGEKGRLHHICYWYGYPQHLADVADLLIEAGFKIESGPGKHGVTQANFLYVIEPGGNRVELFGDSGYQIFDPAWKTIEWKGTDLEHSVIWHGSSLPAEFFEYATPVKTKAPVENV from the coding sequence ATGACAAAAGAACCGATTTTAGATGTAGCACAATTAGCGCACGTTGAGATTTACAGCACAGATTTGGAAGGCTCGGTGAAATTTTTCCGGGAAATCTTAGGGATGGAAGAAGCGCACCGCGAAGGTAATTCCGTCTATATGCGCGCTTACGAAGACTTCTATCACAGTACCTTGATCATTACGGCCAAAGACGAAGCTGGACTTGGCCATATTGCGTGGCGCGCCACTTCTCCGCAGGCGCTGGAACGCCGCGTCCAAGCGCTTGAAGAACTGGGGCAGGGCATCGGCTGGATCGACGGCGACGTCGGACATGGCCGGGCTTACCAGTTCCAGACGCCGGACGGTCATAAGATGGAAATCCTGTGGGACGTGGAATACTACCAGGCGCCGGAAGACCAGAAAACACCGCTGTTGAACCGCCCGCAGAAGCGTCCGGCGAGAGGTGTGCCGGTCCGCCGCATTGACCATGTAAACTTATCAGCGAGCGAAACGAACAAAAACGTGGAGTTCCTGGAAGAAGCGCTTGGCTTCAAAGTGCGCGAGCGTATCCTGGACGGGGACGATAAAGACGTCGCAGCTTGGCTGAGTGTCACAAACTTGGTGCACGACATCGCCATCATGGGCGATCCCCTCGGTGAAAAAGGCCGTCTGCACCACATCTGCTACTGGTACGGCTATCCACAGCACTTAGCAGATGTTGCCGATCTATTAATCGAAGCTGGATTTAAGATTGAATCCGGTCCAGGAAAGCATGGTGTAACACAAGCCAATTTCCTCTATGTAATTGAACCGGGCGGCAACCGTGTGGAATTATTTGGGGATTCCGGCTACCAGATCTTTGACCCGGCTTGGAAGACAATCGAGTGGAAAGGCACGGACCTTGAGCACTCGGTCATCTGGCACGGTTCGAGTCTGCCTGCGGAATTCTTCGAATACGCGACACCGGTCAAAACAAAGGCACCAGTGGAAAATGTGTAA
- a CDS encoding acyl-CoA dehydrogenase codes for MLINQVETRKTTVNRDELIEKAKQVGLIAEKYASEAEQNAKLSDVVIEKIREAEFHKLLRPKAYGGQDLDYFTFGEMIRTIAYHSVPAAWLSYFFVIHETWPAFLPKESRDALFNSGGLMADVFAPVGKVTDDGEGYRLSGQWNFCSGVLWSDWIALGAIAKLKDGTEPEYGLFIVHKDDVELVDNWDTLGLRGTGSNGVRLDNVYIAPDRVFKIARVMGGAGLGKDNYEPDYQIANVPYMQFFLMGFQFIQIGGIERLLHIFQEKTENRIRIFNNGQNEKEAASSQRVLAELKIQLSSLKGLSNEYVEKLTGYQEKRLVTLDEEEREKLFAIRGYVSKNAAEMALRVMLTLGGNSVFKTDPTEMFVRDIITVATHPTHLYEDSLAAYGKSIFGFKGNPVW; via the coding sequence ATGTTAATCAATCAAGTGGAAACCCGAAAGACAACAGTCAACCGAGATGAACTGATCGAAAAAGCAAAGCAGGTTGGGCTGATTGCTGAAAAGTATGCTTCAGAAGCCGAACAAAACGCCAAACTTTCGGACGTGGTAATTGAAAAGATCAGAGAAGCGGAATTCCATAAGTTGCTGCGCCCCAAAGCATACGGCGGACAGGATCTGGATTACTTCACATTCGGTGAAATGATCCGGACAATTGCCTACCACAGTGTGCCGGCAGCCTGGCTGAGTTACTTCTTCGTGATACACGAAACATGGCCGGCCTTCTTGCCGAAAGAAAGCCGTGACGCATTGTTCAATAGCGGCGGCTTGATGGCGGATGTATTCGCACCAGTCGGAAAAGTTACAGATGACGGGGAAGGCTACCGCCTGTCCGGTCAGTGGAACTTCTGCAGCGGGGTGTTGTGGAGCGACTGGATCGCACTCGGTGCCATTGCAAAGCTGAAAGACGGAACAGAGCCGGAATATGGACTGTTTATCGTGCACAAGGATGATGTTGAGCTCGTTGACAACTGGGACACATTGGGGCTGCGCGGTACAGGCAGCAATGGCGTCCGGCTGGATAACGTCTACATCGCACCGGACCGCGTATTCAAAATCGCACGTGTGATGGGCGGCGCAGGGCTTGGTAAAGACAATTACGAGCCGGACTATCAAATTGCGAATGTACCGTATATGCAATTCTTTTTAATGGGCTTCCAGTTTATCCAAATCGGCGGCATTGAACGGCTCCTTCACATTTTTCAGGAAAAAACAGAAAATCGCATCCGGATTTTCAATAATGGCCAAAACGAAAAAGAGGCGGCCAGCAGCCAGCGTGTGCTGGCGGAATTGAAGATCCAGCTCAGTTCTTTGAAAGGCTTGTCGAATGAGTATGTTGAGAAGTTGACTGGCTATCAGGAAAAGCGCTTGGTCACTTTGGATGAAGAGGAACGTGAAAAGTTATTCGCCATCCGCGGCTATGTCTCGAAAAATGCAGCCGAAATGGCATTGCGCGTAATGCTGACGCTTGGTGGAAATTCAGTATTCAAGACCGACCCGACGGAAATGTTTGTCCGCGACATCATCACGGTTGCGACACATCCGACGCATCTTTACGAAGATTCACTGGCGGCTTACGGAAAATCAATATTCGGCTTTAAAGGAAACCCAGTATGGTAA
- a CDS encoding helix-turn-helix domain-containing protein: MKSEPVKLKDVFDSQKESVVSELYDRVITIPIEARTALKKELFKVIGEDRTKGVFTRYGWHCGVSDGEKAKLFEWDSVWDAVYAGPKFHRLHGYLDKVEILEIRTDKDQLEFINVLWVNTFEAEQYLKNHPVSTEPVCHTLCGYVSGYLSTVLGQPILVKEVECRAMGHAECKCICMPIEKWGAEIANEQGYYQATSIIKELDEVTEKLKTERDHLTKANEIHQRLIEELLSKQGIQKVVDILYETTGLTAFIEDDNHQILVQAGALEEPLDLRKFKSKHTVFTRYSDEFSLLRTPIFYEQQVKGYCSFVYSGQEQPNELDYMIIEKAGLASAIILLNENIKVNAEQNIKRSFLDDILERRLTEEEIYKVSYYLNFDSASTYWMLAIDCDRKGHEHEIAFNEELIRSINLFLNERNIHAIVSQKLDKIIVLIEYPSFEKLNMDQSKFIDHLFKHCLRRYSQHKFCIGVSTVNPKFMDVIVLYNETLAALRATNDQTNVSYFKELGIESVLFQIQDDMLIDRFVDQHIGKLLAIDKEFDLIKTLYAYINNGNSINNTSKKTSMSISGLRYRLAKISEILNQDLTDTQALFSIYLAINILKTKGTITI; encoded by the coding sequence ATGAAATCTGAACCTGTAAAATTGAAAGATGTGTTTGATTCCCAGAAAGAAAGCGTTGTAAGTGAACTGTACGACCGTGTCATCACTATCCCGATTGAAGCAAGAACCGCCTTAAAAAAAGAACTTTTCAAAGTGATCGGCGAAGACCGGACGAAAGGGGTGTTTACCCGCTACGGCTGGCATTGCGGAGTAAGCGACGGGGAAAAAGCGAAGCTGTTTGAGTGGGACAGCGTATGGGATGCCGTGTACGCAGGGCCAAAATTCCACCGGCTTCACGGTTATCTCGACAAAGTGGAAATTCTGGAAATACGCACAGACAAAGATCAGCTGGAGTTTATAAATGTGCTGTGGGTCAATACATTCGAAGCAGAGCAGTATTTGAAAAACCATCCAGTAAGCACCGAACCGGTCTGCCATACGTTATGTGGCTATGTCAGCGGCTACCTGTCGACCGTATTGGGGCAGCCGATTTTGGTAAAGGAAGTGGAATGCCGGGCGATGGGCCACGCGGAATGCAAATGCATCTGCATGCCCATTGAAAAGTGGGGAGCCGAAATTGCCAACGAGCAAGGCTACTACCAAGCGACCAGCATCATTAAAGAACTAGACGAAGTGACAGAAAAACTGAAAACCGAACGTGACCACCTAACCAAAGCGAATGAGATTCACCAGCGCCTGATCGAGGAGTTGCTGTCCAAACAGGGAATTCAAAAAGTGGTCGATATTTTATATGAAACGACCGGTTTGACGGCCTTTATCGAAGACGACAATCACCAAATTCTTGTTCAGGCCGGCGCTTTGGAGGAGCCGCTTGATTTGCGGAAGTTCAAATCGAAGCATACGGTATTTACCCGCTATTCAGATGAATTTTCGCTGCTGCGCACCCCGATTTTCTATGAACAGCAGGTAAAGGGGTATTGCTCGTTTGTCTACAGCGGCCAGGAACAGCCGAATGAGCTGGATTATATGATCATCGAGAAAGCAGGATTGGCGTCTGCAATCATCCTGCTGAATGAGAACATTAAAGTAAATGCGGAGCAAAACATCAAACGCAGTTTTTTGGATGACATTTTGGAACGCCGTTTAACGGAAGAGGAAATATACAAAGTTTCTTATTACTTGAATTTCGATTCCGCTTCAACGTATTGGATGCTGGCAATCGACTGCGACCGGAAAGGCCACGAACACGAAATTGCCTTTAATGAGGAACTGATCCGCTCCATCAACTTGTTTTTGAATGAGCGCAATATCCATGCCATTGTTTCGCAAAAGCTTGATAAAATCATCGTGCTGATCGAGTATCCTTCTTTTGAAAAGCTGAACATGGATCAATCGAAATTCATCGATCACCTGTTCAAACACTGCCTGCGGCGGTATTCCCAGCACAAATTCTGCATCGGAGTCAGTACTGTGAACCCGAAATTTATGGATGTCATCGTGCTTTACAACGAAACACTGGCTGCGCTGCGCGCCACTAACGATCAAACCAATGTCTCTTATTTCAAAGAACTCGGCATCGAAAGCGTATTATTCCAGATACAAGATGATATGTTGATTGACCGTTTCGTTGATCAGCATATCGGCAAGCTGCTGGCGATTGATAAAGAGTTCGATTTGATTAAGACCCTTTACGCGTACATCAATAACGGCAACAGCATAAACAATACGTCGAAGAAGACGTCGATGTCGATCAGCGGATTGCGCTATCGGCTCGCGAAAATCAGCGAAATCCTAAACCAGGATCTGACGGATACACAAGCCCTGTTCTCCATTTACCTGGCCATCAACATTTTAAAAACAAAAGGAACTATCACGATCTAA
- a CDS encoding flavin reductase family protein: MDDLLFRQAMGKFATGVTVLTTTHEGDIHGMTANAFMSVSLDPKLVVISIGHRARFLEKVSQSKRFAVNILAEDQEPLSRHFSGRPQEDVQFASLDGLPVLDGAVAKVTCDVASVYVEGDHTLFIGKVTAIELEDKNPLLFYSGQYCELTTLETNKI, translated from the coding sequence ATGGATGATTTGTTATTTAGACAAGCAATGGGGAAATTCGCAACGGGTGTCACGGTGTTGACGACAACTCACGAAGGGGATATCCACGGGATGACGGCCAACGCTTTCATGTCTGTTTCATTGGACCCTAAACTGGTAGTGATTTCAATCGGGCATCGCGCACGTTTTTTGGAAAAAGTTTCTCAGTCAAAGCGCTTTGCTGTCAACATTCTGGCTGAAGATCAAGAACCCCTGTCCCGGCATTTTTCCGGTAGACCGCAAGAAGACGTACAGTTTGCCTCTTTGGATGGACTGCCTGTACTCGACGGTGCGGTTGCAAAGGTCACGTGTGATGTCGCTTCTGTCTACGTAGAAGGCGACCACACCTTATTCATTGGGAAAGTAACCGCCATTGAACTTGAAGACAAAAACCCTCTCCTTTTTTATTCCGGACAGTATTGCGAACTGACAACACTCGAAACCAATAAAATATAA
- a CDS encoding 2-keto-4-pentenoate hydratase, translating to MELQAIAQKLRDAEIAKKPIAPLTETEAQLTAEDAYRIQLHQIQQKVSEGAVVMGLKIGLTSKAMQEMLNVHTPDYGFVLDTMVFQEQSAINAERFIQPKVEFEIAFVFKEALKGPGVTVEDVIRATDYVVPSIEIIDSRIEDWRIKFEDTVADNGSSAGALLGSKRTSLADIDIANIRMTVFKNEEVIDSATSSAVLGNPLNAVVWLANEVGRYDIAIEPGMFVLSGALSKALPFANGDRFQADFGEVGDVRISFQPAEVKK from the coding sequence ATGGAACTCCAGGCAATTGCACAGAAATTAAGAGATGCAGAAATAGCGAAAAAACCCATCGCCCCTTTGACTGAAACAGAAGCACAGCTAACTGCCGAAGATGCCTACAGAATCCAATTGCATCAAATTCAGCAGAAAGTAAGTGAAGGAGCCGTTGTAATGGGCTTGAAGATCGGCCTGACAAGCAAGGCCATGCAGGAAATGCTGAACGTCCATACACCGGATTACGGATTCGTCCTGGATACGATGGTTTTTCAAGAACAGTCCGCGATCAATGCGGAGCGATTCATACAGCCGAAAGTGGAATTTGAAATCGCCTTTGTCTTCAAAGAAGCGCTAAAAGGTCCAGGAGTGACGGTCGAAGACGTGATTCGTGCGACGGATTATGTGGTACCGTCGATTGAAATCATCGACAGTCGGATTGAAGACTGGCGCATCAAATTTGAAGACACGGTCGCCGATAACGGCTCATCCGCCGGCGCGCTCTTGGGTTCTAAACGCACATCATTGGCGGATATCGATATCGCCAATATCCGCATGACGGTATTTAAAAATGAGGAAGTGATTGACAGCGCAACAAGCAGCGCCGTGCTTGGAAATCCGCTGAATGCCGTCGTCTGGCTGGCCAACGAAGTGGGTCGCTATGATATCGCGATTGAACCCGGCATGTTCGTGCTATCCGGCGCCTTATCCAAAGCCTTGCCTTTTGCAAATGGCGACCGCTTTCAAGCGGATTTCGGTGAAGTGGGCGACGTCCGGATTTCTTTTCAGCCAGCAGAGGTGAAAAAATGA
- a CDS encoding acetaldehyde dehydrogenase (acetylating) yields the protein MRKLKVGIIGSGNIGTDLMYKIERCDSLEMSVMVGIDPDSEGLKRARDAGYAVISTGIDGLMEQLDLVDIVFDATSAYAHKKHSDLLTAAGKKVIDLTPAAIGPFTVPSVNLKANFESPNVNMVTCGGQATIPIVHAISRVVPVEYAEIVATVASKSAGPGTRANIDEFTHTTSRAIEKVGGAEKGKAIIILNPAEPPVIMRDTVNALIKVADFEEAEVIASIKKMVAAVQEYVPGYRLRGAPQFDGQRVSVFLEVKGAGDFFPAYSGNLDIMTAAAAKVANEMAKELIAANA from the coding sequence ATGAGAAAATTAAAAGTTGGAATCATCGGTTCAGGAAATATCGGAACGGATTTGATGTATAAAATCGAACGCTGCGATTCACTGGAAATGAGCGTCATGGTCGGCATTGATCCGGATTCTGAAGGATTGAAACGTGCGCGGGATGCGGGCTATGCCGTCATTTCCACCGGCATCGACGGGTTGATGGAACAACTCGACCTCGTCGACATCGTCTTTGATGCGACAAGCGCATATGCCCATAAAAAACATAGCGACCTGCTGACGGCTGCCGGAAAAAAAGTCATTGATTTGACGCCGGCTGCAATTGGGCCTTTCACTGTTCCCTCGGTCAACTTGAAGGCGAATTTTGAATCGCCGAATGTCAATATGGTGACTTGCGGCGGACAGGCAACAATTCCAATCGTCCATGCCATCAGCCGCGTTGTGCCGGTTGAGTATGCAGAAATCGTGGCAACTGTTGCCAGCAAAAGCGCCGGTCCTGGAACGCGTGCCAATATTGACGAGTTCACCCATACTACGTCACGCGCGATTGAAAAAGTCGGCGGCGCTGAAAAAGGCAAAGCGATCATCATTTTGAACCCTGCAGAGCCGCCGGTCATCATGCGTGACACGGTCAATGCATTGATTAAAGTTGCGGATTTCGAAGAAGCGGAAGTGATCGCTTCAATCAAAAAAATGGTGGCTGCCGTCCAGGAATACGTGCCCGGCTACCGTCTGCGGGGAGCGCCGCAGTTTGATGGGCAGCGTGTATCGGTCTTTTTGGAAGTTAAAGGTGCAGGCGATTTCTTCCCTGCCTATTCCGGCAACCTGGATATCATGACCGCTGCCGCTGCAAAAGTAGCCAATGAAATGGCCAAAGAGCTGATCGCGGCAAACGCGTAA
- the dmpG gene encoding 4-hydroxy-2-oxovalerate aldolase produces MEKKSFELLDVTLRDGSHAMSHAFTPQQVRDTARGLDAAGVRYFEVSHGDGLGGSSLQYGLSAHDELELIEIAADECKQAEVSVLLIPGIGVKSDLQNAVRAGAKMVRVATHVTEADVAAQHIALGRELGLKTIGFLMMAHMASVEKIVEQAKLFESYGAEVVYVTDSAGYMLPQDVTERISALRQSVGCEIGFHGHNNLSMAMANTIAAVEAGATFIDGSLRALGAGSGNTQTEVMVAVLERLGYQTGIDLYKIMDAANDVVSKFMPRPQEITGSSLVMGYSGVYSSFLLHTQAAAKRFGVDERDILLELGRMKAVGGQEDLIYDVAQGIAVQN; encoded by the coding sequence ATGGAAAAGAAATCCTTTGAACTATTAGATGTAACGCTGCGCGATGGAAGCCATGCGATGTCACACGCCTTTACGCCACAGCAAGTGCGCGATACGGCAAGAGGGCTGGATGCGGCTGGCGTCCGTTATTTCGAAGTTTCCCATGGCGATGGCCTTGGCGGTTCTTCCCTGCAGTACGGCTTGTCGGCGCATGACGAGCTGGAGCTGATTGAAATTGCAGCGGATGAATGCAAGCAGGCAGAAGTTTCCGTTCTACTGATTCCCGGCATCGGCGTCAAAAGCGATTTGCAAAATGCCGTGAGAGCCGGTGCAAAAATGGTGCGTGTCGCCACTCATGTCACCGAGGCAGATGTCGCCGCCCAGCATATTGCGCTCGGGCGCGAGCTGGGTTTGAAGACGATCGGTTTTCTGATGATGGCGCATATGGCATCCGTGGAAAAAATCGTCGAACAAGCGAAACTGTTTGAAAGCTACGGTGCGGAAGTGGTTTATGTCACGGACTCTGCCGGTTATATGCTGCCGCAGGATGTCACGGAGCGCATTTCGGCTTTAAGACAATCCGTCGGCTGCGAAATCGGCTTCCACGGACATAACAACCTGTCGATGGCCATGGCGAATACGATTGCAGCCGTTGAAGCCGGCGCTACTTTTATCGACGGTAGTCTGCGTGCTTTAGGTGCCGGCAGCGGCAACACGCAAACCGAGGTCATGGTCGCCGTCCTTGAACGCCTCGGCTACCAGACCGGCATCGATCTTTATAAGATCATGGATGCCGCCAACGACGTGGTATCCAAATTCATGCCAAGACCGCAGGAAATCACTGGTTCCAGCTTGGTCATGGGCTATTCCGGAGTCTATTCAAGTTTTCTGCTGCATACACAAGCCGCCGCCAAGCGTTTTGGTGTCGACGAACGCGACATCCTGCTGGAACTTGGTCGCATGAAGGCGGTTGGCGGCCAGGAAGATTTGATCTATGACGTTGCCCAAGGCATAGCAGTTCAAAACTAG
- a CDS encoding FAD synthetase family protein translates to MQTIHLTSQTMAQWQNHFQQQAVAIGFFDGLHKGHLSVIQEAKHLAGEYGTASAVMSFFPHPKTVLSGQSASFQYLMPLEEKQAALEELGIDTLFLVHFDRNLAGLSPADFVQQFLIGLNAVQVVCGNDFHYGSRGSGNIQTLAEQGHGHFHVSVVELMEYAGEKISSTRIRQALAQGNISILRKLLGKFYSVNWCPRNGLLPFYSLPAPGKYEVKLNHENESIFCTAQVLNDKEAHFTHDFDQWKHSIKIEWIRSIETF, encoded by the coding sequence ATGCAGACCATTCACTTAACAAGTCAAACTATGGCGCAATGGCAAAACCACTTTCAACAGCAGGCAGTTGCTATCGGTTTTTTTGACGGTTTGCATAAAGGCCACTTATCCGTCATACAAGAAGCTAAACACTTAGCCGGCGAATACGGGACAGCTTCAGCCGTGATGAGTTTTTTCCCTCACCCCAAAACGGTCCTATCCGGCCAGTCTGCTTCGTTCCAATACTTGATGCCGCTTGAAGAAAAGCAGGCGGCACTTGAGGAACTGGGCATCGATACGCTGTTTCTGGTTCACTTTGACCGGAATCTTGCGGGGCTCTCTCCTGCTGATTTTGTGCAGCAATTTTTAATCGGGCTGAACGCCGTTCAGGTGGTTTGCGGGAATGACTTCCATTATGGTTCCCGGGGAAGCGGGAACATACAGACCTTAGCCGAACAAGGCCATGGCCATTTTCACGTTTCTGTCGTCGAGTTGATGGAATACGCCGGAGAGAAAATCAGCTCCACGCGCATTCGCCAGGCTTTAGCTCAAGGGAATATCTCCATACTGCGGAAGCTGTTGGGGAAATTCTATTCCGTAAATTGGTGCCCCCGAAACGGCTTGTTGCCTTTTTATTCATTGCCGGCGCCTGGAAAATATGAAGTAAAACTGAATCATGAAAATGAAAGCATTTTCTGTACCGCTCAAGTTTTGAATGACAAAGAAGCACATTTCACCCATGATTTTGATCAATGGAAGCACTCTATCAAAATTGAATGGATTCGGTCGATTGAAACGTTTTAA
- a CDS encoding amidohydrolase, with protein sequence MTQQIQTEETKQQLLKLLVSRKDEMVSIRRHLHQHPELSFKEEKTAQYIADFYSGKDVEVQTHVGNGYGIVVTIRGGKPGKTIGLRADFDALPILEETDVPFKSQNEGVMHACGHDGHTAYMLVLADCLIELKDQLSGTIKIIHQHAEETPPGGAKSIVESGVLDDLDAVFGTHLFPSHPTGTVGYRSGYAMAGRTYFKLVIQGQGGHGSSPQNANDPIVAGAHFITAVQTVVSRRLNPFDMGVVTIGSFDGKGSFNIIKDSITIEGDVRYMNGKTEELISREIHRMVKGIEVEFDVTCDLTYIADYPPLFNDTGVTAEVVAILGGAADQDIKEVTEFAVSSGSEDFAYYLEKTPGTFFYIGCKPKGEGPAYFNHHPKFDIDEDALLVAAKAVAHVMCGYRGEE encoded by the coding sequence ATGACACAGCAAATCCAGACGGAAGAAACAAAGCAGCAGCTCTTGAAACTGCTGGTGAGCCGGAAAGACGAAATGGTCAGCATCCGGCGCCATCTGCACCAGCATCCCGAGCTGTCCTTCAAGGAAGAAAAGACCGCGCAATACATCGCCGATTTCTATAGCGGAAAAGACGTCGAGGTCCAGACGCATGTCGGAAATGGCTACGGCATCGTTGTCACGATCCGAGGCGGCAAACCCGGCAAGACGATCGGGCTGCGGGCGGATTTTGATGCGCTGCCGATCCTTGAAGAAACGGACGTGCCGTTCAAATCGCAGAACGAAGGCGTCATGCATGCCTGCGGGCACGACGGCCATACCGCCTATATGCTCGTTCTCGCGGACTGCCTGATCGAGCTGAAAGACCAGCTTTCCGGAACCATCAAAATCATCCATCAGCACGCCGAAGAGACGCCGCCGGGCGGAGCGAAAAGTATTGTCGAATCAGGAGTTCTGGACGACCTTGATGCGGTGTTCGGCACGCATTTGTTTCCGTCGCATCCGACAGGAACCGTCGGCTACCGCAGCGGCTACGCAATGGCGGGACGCACTTATTTCAAGCTTGTAATCCAGGGGCAAGGCGGGCACGGCTCGTCACCGCAAAATGCCAATGACCCAATTGTAGCCGGCGCGCACTTTATCACCGCGGTGCAGACGGTCGTCAGCCGCCGGTTAAATCCGTTTGACATGGGCGTCGTCACCATCGGCTCGTTCGATGGCAAAGGTTCATTCAATATTATTAAGGACAGCATCACTATCGAAGGCGATGTCCGCTATATGAATGGGAAAACCGAGGAGCTGATTTCCCGGGAAATACACCGCATGGTCAAAGGCATCGAAGTGGAGTTTGACGTAACGTGCGACTTGACCTATATCGCCGACTATCCGCCGCTTTTCAACGATACGGGCGTAACGGCGGAAGTGGTGGCAATCCTTGGGGGTGCGGCAGATCAAGATATCAAGGAAGTAACCGAGTTTGCCGTATCTTCAGGCTCGGAGGACTTCGCATACTACCTTGAAAAGACACCCGGGACCTTCTTTTATATCGGTTGCAAGCCGAAAGGGGAAGGGCCAGCCTACTTTAACCATCATCCGAAGTTCGACATTGATGAGGACGCGCTTTTAGTTGCGGCGAAGGCTGTTGCGCATGTGATGTGCGGTTATCGCGGGGAAGAATAA